The segment AGCCCATTCCTATCAAATTATATCAATGGCGGactttaaacaaatgaaaatagaTACACTAGTGTTCAGATGACAACAAAATTGTTTCCTTTATGTGATGACATGCTCacaatctgttgttgtttttttaaatattttattgagatATTGATTGATTTATAAGGTAAAAATAACcttcagatgtttttttttttattgaatattattcaGTCATAAAcatttctgataaaaaaaaatgtccatgaGACTTTAATAATTTtgcatgttttggatgttccttcagaatcttcaattctgaagtgTTCTAGCCTAAACCTCCCGCATAGCGCAGGAATGTAAACAATGTAAGTCACACAGACATTCTTCCATCagaaatttatatatttgaataatattttttttttaaacaacatttGGTACAGGCCATTTGTATACAGTAGTTTATGGCTTTAAAATTTGAACCTTATTTTATACACTGTTTCAACCTTTTCAAAttgaacagaatttttttttttcatctaatagacctgaaatatagacaaagtaTTTTGAAAGGTCTGATAGAATAGAAAAGAATTTTGAAACCCATAAATGTAGTTGAACAAATATTGCAATGTTTACCCATTTTGAGTTGATAGTTCTCCCTAATAATGCCAACATAATGCTAGGATGtgtgacaatttttttaatttttttttatgaatttttttctaCTTGATTATATAGGGAAAATGAAAGCATTACTAGAAAGATctggaaataaaatgtatacaaatgTTGTCCTAGCTATGTTAGATAGTTCTGTTGGTATAGTTTTTGAAATCTTATGCATGATGTGAGTTTTTATTTCCCTGTTAATAGATTAGATTTCCTTGCAGGGATCTTCTGTGTCAGTGTTGACTTTTTATAGAAATCTTTTaattgattacaaaaaaaaattttggagATCAAGTCCTTTAGAAGGTCTTGTGTTACAGAAATTCAATGCCATtattgcatttataaaaaaaaaatgttcatttttttatacagaGTGATATATTCCAACAAGTTAGTTGAAAAGTAAACGGTTGGAAAATAATATTGTAGCTGAATCAAATAATAAAGAACATgccaatttttttattgacatgaaATCTCAAAGCGTATTGAAAATTTTTGTTAACGAAACAGGTGTGGTAATTTTTGATGTATTAGTATTAATCTATTGGCAATGCAGCATCTgctttaagttgttttttttttttttactacactaCTATCATCACTTTTCTCTTTGAATGCATTGTAATTATTTAGACTTTGCTGATCTACATGCTGTGCTTAGATAACTGAGCTTTATGGAAAGTGATCTAAAAATAATAGCTCTTCTTTATCATTCTTCTACTCTTAGGTCAGGTCCCGCTAAAAAGGATGATGATTTGCCAGCAGAATATCTGGCCAGCCCACTTTCTAAACAACCTCAAGTAAGCAGTGCACTGAAAAAAGCAAGTCATTTATAACTCaataaatgttgtttatttgttgttgtttttttaaacagtagtCAGTGGTCTTATATATAGTTTTGGGTGTTACttaagaaatgaagattattgtGTCTTACCCTATTGCAGCAAGCAGAACTCAAACTTTGACCTTAGTGATGACAgcctgtgacaggtggggaaatgtgacgtgtgtttggcgcgttttatgtctaggggatgattatttttaaagctatcacacaccaacctatcagcatatgaatcgggagcagacacgcaacgagacaagcaatgaaagatagatacaaaagttaaaaataaagaatatttatttacatgaatatacatataagaataaaaagggggagggtttgcatctatctctaagtaatactagatttaatcatcactcttgcacctaataagagagtatgtcactttgtcctctgacttagctggttttcctgttgatgtcgcagctggctgtgtcctggcttgaggttctgcagctggaggtggcgctctagcggatagagggacgccggtgatttagttcttgtggagtttcaatccaaagttctgatatctgtagaggccacagtagggcgggtggccggctaccgtgggcacaaggttactgcgggcagagctgatctgccgtgggcagcgtagttgacaggatatgtccagtgagttacagagggttggcgtagctatgacgtctcgcacagacctgagtccatagggacgtcgcacctaataagatgacaggtgggctgttgaataggcgggcaatgccgatagcgccaagtagtagagttgagtagtgtcgtgtagacactgaacagcaatagcaaataggcagatctcagtaggaaagtgcagtgctgaatagcactaagcacaaatgcaggtaaataggcagtaggtgattctcgatagcaaataaataggcaagtgcagcgctgaatagcactaagcacaaatgcaggtaaataatccgataaataggcagacacctgagggaggcaccagttattcctctaggagtaagaataaatgaagcagtccagactcgatagctcagctcgaatgagaaatgaaagagtctGGCtttatttggatctactttatataggcctggaaaatgtgggcggaaacaggaaatgtcctaggctaagaattatcttacacgtgggtgaattagacttgagatgggagtcaCACATTGGTAATGTCGAGAGGcactttgactcgagtaatctcctagatcaaagagagacgtaggagaaaggggggggggaggagtgacttgcattccacacaaggtggtgtccactgcagctgtcagacatcctgccaataagatcaaagagtctgtgtgtatctttgccccggtcaagggaagataaatcgaaagacgtggcctagctatctccaatgtggtcaactaagtctagcctggagaggaaaaggtggtgcgggtgaagaatttgggggtaggatggggaaataattaaaataaaataaataaataatgaaaaataataattaatgctgtgataaatttgagtgactctgacagcgagtttttgacttgtcacacagCCCAAAGCCCATACCACTAGACCAGGCAACCTGTTCTTATCTTGTAatttacagatgttccttcataaacaaaaaaaagtcacttgCACTAAAAAATGTGTCTGAAAATATTTTGATGTAGTTTTTTatgtacatacatatatatagtgaATGGGAACTCAAAAGTTAGATAGATCAATTACTAattatagtagattcttatataaggcacaccgtattcgggaactaggtcaaatttttatttggtgacagtttaacttacaaaaaaactgaaagcagattcttattctgcaactaaaggactataaaaatagctgtgtttctttgaattaccactcatagtcaagattttatttaaaaataaagtaggtcacttcatgctcctatactaaacgcagtttttgtgctttctccttcaGCGCACACTGAGTAAACACCAGTAAACACCACTATATGTTATTGCtattaaattatatctgtgttaattaaaaattatttagattgtattaatagcagtagattcacttctgcaatatgtatttatagtatattgcctctctctctctctctctctctctctctctctctatatatatatatatatataaggtgacactacacgcttagtgtatacctctcctcaccaccagctcacctggcgtgatcacctgcagtgggcatggtctctggcttcaaattagcagcccacactttttctttcattcataaattatatattctagatatctcaaTCTAGGTCATGCTTTTTCgttgaaaaaaatcaaagtttatcaatcccaataatatttcttattatgaTTTTGCCTTGTTTACTAcaggagaatgtgttaaattcattattattcgttgaaacacctcctttattaattttaacagctaacagtataaatgtgattggaatgtctttctaaagatgtttggaagcttataacacctccttttttaattttaacagctaacagtataaatgtgattggaatgtctttctaaagatgtttggtatattatattttgatatatccatcagcctacgatcaaataggctcataatatagccctCATCctttatatgggtatgaattgccaggggaggttaaaacaatagctttacatacatggttactgagaatctaaaaaactgccatctacTTTGGAAAAGGGGAACAAAAATataggaacttatctaaaatagGACATGTGCAGTCCCGAAAtgtcgtttttagctccaaacataaaaacaaatgaattataaacaaaaaagctTCGCGTTTCTTGAAGGAGAATGTGATGAGCTGTGCCTTACATAaaaatctactatatatatcaTCTGGAAAAATAACTCCCtcattattattgcatttcCAATATATGAAGCTTGATATAAAACtagataaataatttaattccatcttctgttttgaagctTGTCAAGTATATTCCAGTAACATTGGTCACATTCTTTCACTAGATACCGGCCAGTAAAACTGAACAAGAGCAACAAGAGGAAGAAGAATTGCAGCTAGCATTGGCTTTGTCCAAATCAGAACATGAAACTAAAGAAAAAGAGGTATGTTTATTTATGTCAGTAATGATGCTTCATTACTATATTAATAATGCTTGGGtctcattttacatttaattattaataatgttGCTGGAGTTATTAGTAAAGAATTTTCAGTTTTCTTGTTACACATGGGTGTCAGAAATGATGACAAAATGTATTAACtttctcatttttttgtttcgtttcaaAAGGCTTCATTTTCAAAGTACTTTTcttaaagttatattttttctGCATTCATTGATCTTGTCTCTTTAGTCATCTTCcacataatttcttttttttttgtgccacACCATCAGTGCAGGGTAATATCATCAATGTAGCATGAAATGACAATTTCTCCAGGTTCTTTTGTACTTATCCACCTTTGTTTTCCCTGAGAATAAGTGCCCTTAGTGCCTTTTTATTTGCTGGCTTATACAAAGTATGGCTGTTTCAGCTTCCCATTGactttttcattattttgttgtgCTTTAGTGGCTAATTAGTAAGACAGTTGTAGTTATATATTATGCTTTCCAGAGAGAACGTTTGCGATCAAACTATGGAGTGTATGGAGGTAAGACCAATAGTGAGAGACCCATATCTCCTGCCAAGACTGTGACTGTTGCTCCAGCTgtaagtttattattattttttttattattatatttataataaataaaagggGGCTGGAAACTCAGGCCCCTAGTTTGAATCATTAAGACAtaatttatcaaaataaattgtGTAAACCCTTAGATTCAGCTTGTAAATGTCAAGTTTCAGAGATACTTTCATaaaaacatttccacaaatCTTAACAAATTTTGTATATGATTTTATTGCTTCTGTAGCCACTTGACACATCAGACATGGATCCAGAGCTGGCCCGTTATCTTAACCGCCACTTCTGGCAGCAGAAATCTGAGACTCAAGGCACCCAGCAGCAGCAGACTGCCACTACAGTTCCATCAGCACCATCTGTCAATTCTGAGCCTAGAATGAGCACTGGACAGATCAATGAGGTTAATCTTATATTCTTTATGCACTTTGTAGGCACTGTTCATTCCTTAACTCATTAGCTACTAATGCAACCAAATGCGCCCTTCCCCCCTAATGTGCCCAAATGCAGCCGCCACAGCACACACACAGCGTGACTTGCGTAGCTCTCGTTTTCCTGCGCGACGCGGGTGTTATTTTGAGCTGGctgggttttttaaaaagtagaaatatagatcatttctttaaaaaaaataaacggaTGTTTTTACGTCTTTCGCTTCAGTTTCTATGGGCCTTCAAAGTtcggtgatttttttttcaatttttcttagCTGCGCAGGTCATTTTCTCAATACCTTTCAATTTTTAGACCCATTATCGCaaataatacactaaatacagctAATAATGAGCTTGATATTGATCAAGACATTGATTATTAGAATTTAGcgctacatttaaacttagatctagtccgattcagagagagagtgaagtaAGCATTAGATGTATCatctagtctacatctagactatTCTGGATCTAGCGTCAATGAATCTTCAACTTCTTTGACTGATATTTTGAACAGTTTTTATTTACCACATGAAAACTtttaatgaaatagatctagttggggGTGTTCACAACGTTGGTTTGGACAATGGTTTGATTACTTTTACTTTGTAATGCTAGAAGTAATGAAATCTGAGACACATGCAGAACCACATCAGCATGATGCTATGTTCAGGCAACTAAGGGCCTCACGCGCATCCAGTGAAAGTCAGTAAATACTCAAGACATATACAGATTTTATATATAAGCATAATGTttattgtataggcctactaaattccTACTTGTAAACATTACTGGTCTTTGGGTAAATGTTAAAGGTTACCAAAAATTACAGAtctgatggggggggggggtgtccaccagtctttaaaaaaatcaggcACTTGAACAAATTTTCGTCTTTAcctgtttgtttttattgtttgaatcttgtaaaacctattcaaattatacatcattttaaaggtcatccatttctctttttttagaagtattttttgttattgatagatgttgttttatgttttttagcggcccccgaaaggggaaaaagacactattagttttgtgtgaaatgtctgtccgtccttcccatttagatctcgtaaactagaaaagatattgaaaatccgacatcacaatattttagaccattcaaagttctgatgcaacggctacttttttttttctgaaagcaaaaattctaatttttaaaatcagttatgcaagcagttttttaaagagaaaaagctaattagtatgcattataagttagaccttatttaaaatgattagtaatcttataaacgtCATTTTTCATGAAATAGTATTTTATtgcggaaatgtttttttttttttattgagtatTTGATTAAGATATttagccttttcaaaacaattagatcaattataagacatcagttaggccaggggaggcgcttggcttccgaaccgggggacctgggttcgaatcctggtgaagactgggattttcaagtttggaatctttgggcgcctctgagtccactcagctctaatgggtacctgacattagttgggtaaaaataaaggcagttggtcgttgtgctggctacatgacacccttgttaaccgtaggccacaaaaacagatgaactttacatcatctgccctatagaccacaaggtctataaGGGAGAataagttaggccaggttcacatctaacttaacattcactttcacctatcctttgatctgctggaccgttggggcactacacaagatctgttaaccttctttctccattcttatctctcatttgtctttgatataattttattcggatgttctttctgaaaatattgaagcctgcctgtgtggaccacttcgggggccgattttgagtttgtgtttccacacaaactatcttttgtaaccttgttaaaatatattttgtaaagtcaGTCTATTTCTGTTTTGGAGTTACCTCCCTTTGCTTAGTATTTAGAGAGATGCTGCTTAGGTATGGGCTTAGTAGCTAATGAGTTAAGAAATAGAGGAGGCTGTATGCTAGATGATtgattgatatttaaaaaaacaacagccctATTTGATTATCTGGTTACCatcctcatcatcatcttcattacCATTTTGGGAGGGTTCAGATAATCAGACCTAGTTCTGAAATGGTTCCCAGATTAGGCAACTCTCCatacattttgttatttaagGGTTATCCTGGGGCCAGTATCTCAATCATGACAAGTTTAGTCTTAATACATTGGATCTGATGGGAAATTTTATAGTAAGCTTCATTTTTACTTTAATCTGGTACTCTCTATGATTTTTTTCACCTCTTCCAGAGAGTATGGTATTTCTGACTGCTTTCTCATTCTACCATATTGAACCAGTTTGTCAaaggtttaattttatttaatttacatgtttcgaaGAACTATTAAAGAGCAGTTTCCTTCTTGGTTTTTAAGAGTAGCCTTGAGATGTTTAATTATAGAGAAATCcttagttttttaatgtttatgggGTATTTTCAGTGTATGTCAGGAAAACAATGTGACTACTCAGTGTAAGTTCAATAGGTTGGCAGCTTCTAGTACTAATCAACAAATATTCCTATTTTGTTCAGtataaaaggaaaacaaagcattactcatttttttagttttatttgtgattACATGTCATTTAAATGTGATTATTGCACAGAAATGATACAACTTGGCAAACTGAAAAACTCTAGGCATTTTTAAGCCTCATTCTataatgaaaacaattttttacttGTGTTAATAGTTAATAGCAAAAACTAATGCAAAATTAAATTAGGCTATAAAAGTTTTCTATAATAAGTTTCTAAAATTCCTTTAATTTTGAATTCcataaataaaatttcaaatatttctaattgtaaCTCAATAATATCACAGAAAACACTCATTAGTCTTATTCTGCTTCTAGATAGAAACCAATTTTGCTAACTTCTGTATTATTGGTGTAATGAGTATCATAAGTAAATCATTTTGAACTAAATGTTTTGAGtgattagaatttagatcatttTTTTGGCTGAGCTTATTGGAAAAAAGAATTGTGcttaattataaaactaaaatccaTGTACACGTACTGGatttagaaaactaaaaataatatttcttcattatttattttaaatatagtgttaaaataaaataataatttgctgTGACCTGCCTGACTGTcttcaacacatttttttcccctaaaattcaaatgttcttttgtttaagatttttttgtgttgagatttttacttttttatcaaCTTACTTCTTTGTTTCAATGTCATGCTCACCGAATATAAATCTATTAGATCACAAAGTCACAGCAACATGTAGATGTATAAATGTTGACACATCATGACCATTGCACTATTTGTGTTCCTCATACATCATCCAGTCACCACCAGTAGTATCCTCTCATCTGTACCAGAATGGAGACACTGAGGACAGTCAGGAGCAGTTCCTCTCAGCCCTCCAGGGATCCCTGGAGATTTTCGTCAACCGCATGAGGAGTAACTCCCAGCGTGGCAGACCCATAGCCAATGACTCTGCTGTGCAGTCACTGTTTGCTGTGATCAGTGAGATGCACCCACAACTGATGACACACATACAAGAGAAGGAGGAGGACAGAGGTATGAAGTGACTaacatgttagagagagagaacaagctTAGGGAAACATTCAATTTGACATTCGTATACTAATATCTTATTAAACAATAAGTCTGGTCCTTCAGACCTTGAGTAGAGTTTCTTTATAGTTTTCTGTTTTTCATATTAAGGCCTCATTAACAActatgtccagtctagatttTACAGTAGTCATTCTaagcaaatagaaaaaaataaacgactaaaaacatttgaaaaacaaCTCTATCAGATTTAGATTAAACTTAAGCAAGATCacacttttttgtttgaaaataattatagtaaccaattaaaaataaatttaaacatcATGTTTTCACATAAAAGTAGTTCActtaattttagtttgaatatTCTATGAGTCTAAAATAGCTCTATTTGTAACTGTCAGTAAAATTTTAATGCAGATTGAACTTTTCACGTTTTGCCTTCTATCCCTTTAATGATCACTTCTGTCTCTGgttcttctgttttctacaCCAGGCCAGACTTTTCATTAGCTGTCTTGCATTTACATTCTAGTGTTATACTGTCCACATTTGTATGTTGTTGAACATGGAAAAGAGTTCTAGTGATAAGATTTGGATTTTCTTTGTCAGCTcttcaaaacaaatgttaattgTGATGTTCCATCAATACTGTTCAATTTCAGCTTACTATGAGGGGTTACAGGATAAACTTACACAGTTGAGAGATGCTAGAGAAGCTTTGGACTCATTGAGAGAAGAACacagagagaagaagagaagacAGGCAGAGGAGATGGAGAGATTACGTCAGATTCAAATGATGCAAAAACTTGAAGTTATGAGACAAAAGAAACATGTAGGCATTCATCCCTTTTCTTAACTTTTTACGTTGATACTTATTAATATCAGATATGAACAAAATCAGTTGTCTGTGTTTGTATTGTGTAATTATatgtgttgtgtctgttctagttagtagtatttcttttcttggtatatttAACCTTTATTTATCACTTTGTcatatgaatttattttatgtttagtATTCTAATTAAGCTTTAATCTTCAATGCtagttaaaatgtatattttaaacatacaGGAGTATTTAGAGATGCAACGCCAGCTTGCTCTACAGAGACTTCAGGAGCAGGAGAGAGAAATGGCTGCAAGGTTTGAACAGCAGAAACATTTAACTCACATCAGGCAGATGCAAACTTTTGGCTATCCCCAGGTACATTTGTTTAGCCATCCTTCAACTTATGTAATGTCACTGATTGCCATAGCTTGTACTTACAATCTTTTATAGTATTCCTAGTCTAGTATTTActatttatctatatctatctatatatatagagagagagagagatagagagagaattaTCCTCATGttttaaatgaatgaaatgtgaGATGTAGCCTTAAGATTAGCAGAACATCATTATCTGACCTTTAGATGCTATAAAAAAACTTCTTTCTAGTTGTTTCAAACCTAAAGTGTCTTGTTAGTCTTTTTAGGTTTGACAAACATAATATCTGTTTCTAATCTTAGAAGTTCACTCTAACATAAGGTCTCTTTTTAGTTTGTGAAGTTCTTCCAAACATAAGGTCTCTCTTTAGTTTATGAAGTTCTTCCAAACATAAGGTCTCTCTTTAGTTTATGAAGTTCTTCCAAACATAAGGTCTCTCTTTATTTTATGAAGTTCCTTCAAACATCAGGTCTCTCTTTAGTTTATGAAGTTCTTCCAAACATAAGGTCTCTCCTTAGTTTATGAAGTTCCTCCAAACATAAGGTCTCTCCTTAGTTTATGAAGTTCTTCCAAACATAAGGTCTCTCCTTAGTTTATGAAGTTCCTCCAAACATAAGGTCTCTCCTTACTTTATGAAGTTATTCCAAACATAAGGTCTCTCCTTAGTTTATGAAGTTCCTCCAAACATAAGGTCTCTCCTTAGTTTATGAAGTTCTTCCAAACATAAGGTCTCTCCTTAGTCTTTAAGTTGACCCAAACACAAGATCTCTCCAAAGTCTATAAAGTTTATCCCATCATAAGGTCTCTTCTTAGTATATGAAGTTCTTCCTAACGTAAGGCCTTGGGAAAATTTGTTCAGTTCTAGAAAACTCATCCTATTTACTTAGCCTCATACATAATGACTCATCTGAGGGTCCCACACTAAGGCTAACCTGGCTTTGATGTTGGTATCATTTCTTTACAAATTCAAAATTTTCCTAAATTTTTATCTCAATATTTCATTTTGCACTCATCTctctgagttttttttaaagtgttattagatgtttaaacaaataaaacattattacatgaCATTCAATTTAACATGTTTTCATTTTACACTTAACAGGCCTACCCACAAACCATGATTGGTCAACCAGGTTTACCACCAAATGGGGCAATGGCATCACATGGTTACACATCTGGAGGGGGTTCTACTGAGGGATCACCTGTGCATCGTGTAGGGGTACCACCAGAAAGTTACATGCAACAGGTAATCTGTTTTGTTTACCTGGCTACTTATGTCTGAATAAAGTGAGATAATTGCTGTCACTCCAGCAGTATTTATTGGTCTTGTCTGCTTAGTCTTGTGTCACATAATAATTTGACACACCGTCACTGCAGGATTATATCATCAATGTAGCATAAAATGTCAAACCTCTTCCAGGTCTGTTGTACTTTACCAACCTTTCCTTTCCTTGAGTGCCTTGTTATTTGCTGGCTTGTTCAAAGTATGGCTGTTCCAGCTTCCTTGGGACTTTTTATTCTCATGGACTTGGCAGAAACTGCAAAAGAGCCTACAGTTCAGTAGCTAAAACAGAAAACTGGCTAGAGAAAATAGTCTTGGTTAATGGACTTTTCCCTTGTATGCATTTCATgtgggttaaaaaaaatatcaacaaaattGAAACTATATATACTGGCCTTTAACCATGacctattttgttttacattgacAGTTCTCCACCTTAACCTTGATTAAACtacattttgagtttgtttttgtttctttaaatttcagTTTATCaccttttgtttgtaaaaaacaactttttttttgttgaacactATAGCCTCATGGACCTCAAGGGATGTCTCTCCCTCCACATCTCACTCAAGGGGAACAACCAGGGATGTATCATATGGGTGCACAGTATGGTGCCATGGGCCCATCAAGCATGCCCCCAACAGGATACCAAACAGAAGCTATGTTAGGCCCACAGGGTTATGCCATTCAGGTACAAACTTAATGTGAAACCTAACATTACAAAAATGTGTCAGTTGATATAAAAAGACTGCATCTGCCaaatagattttcttttgcttatattaatttgttttgatCCTACCCCAGGGAGAACAAGGACCAATGAGCATGGCAGCGCAACATTCCACAGTGGGACCAATGTCTGCTCCTAATATGGGTAACTAGTTGCACTTTTTGTCCATCATTTATTATCATCAGTCAATCTAATTCAACTTTCAATAATTTTAATTGCATTCTTCTCCACATTAATCAACAGAAGAGAATTTTTTCTGTATTAGTATTTGCAATATGttcaacactaaaaaaaaacacatttgtttTAATGACATGTATTTTACATCAAATATTCTCAGAGGCAAGgatacatttttattgaaaacaGTTAACTAGACTATTAGTTTAAGccatcattttttaaagtttattaataaaaaaatcttaagtgaaacttacataattatttttactCCAACATGTGTTAAAAACATTTGTCATAGGGCTGTTTCACTCCCCAGGTAACTACAGTGGTGTATATGGCCAGATGCCCACAGCTGTCCATCACCCCAATCCTTCATTGGGTGGTATAGAAGGTGCAGCAAGTTATGCTGGGGCACCTACGCCTCAAGAGTTTCAGTCTTTTAACATGCCAGGTATAGAACAATGTTGGTGAAACTTATTTCTGTACATCTTGGTattctgttaagtttgatatGCCATGTGACTTTTAGTGAAGCATAGAGTATGTATGTACACATTAACTTATTCTTGAATTCTTCATTAGCACCCTTTTCAGTGTATGGGATACAGCACAGTTTATTTGTGCATTTCTTTCACATCCTGCCAACCTTCCCATGTCTCTTTTAGTCTACAGTTGTCcaattgtaactttt is part of the Biomphalaria glabrata chromosome 2, xgBioGlab47.1, whole genome shotgun sequence genome and harbors:
- the LOC106065411 gene encoding hepatocyte growth factor-regulated tyrosine kinase substrate-like isoform X4 yields the protein MFGGGSSNFTKNLEKATSQLLLEPDWNAVLQIVDSIRQEDVQAKLALQAIRKKIGNENPHVSMFALQVLEACVKNCGSSFHNEVATKEFMEYLKDLVKARQVSIRNDPVKEKILELIQCWSHAFRNDPHYKVVEDTFHLLKMEGNKFPALKEADAMFDAEKAPTWKDGETCTRCRVQFTLMQRKHHCRNCGEVFCGKCSAKSSLIPKLGFEREVRVCDSCYEKINKSGPAKKDDDLPAEYLASPLSKQPQVSSALKKIPASKTEQEQQEEEELQLALALSKSEHETKEKERERLRSNYGVYGGKTNSERPISPAKTVTVAPAPLDTSDMDPELARYLNRHFWQQKSETQGTQQQQTATTVPSAPSVNSEPRMSTGQINESPPVVSSHLYQNGDTEDSQEQFLSALQGSLEIFVNRMRSNSQRGRPIANDSAVQSLFAVISEMHPQLMTHIQEKEEDRAYYEGLQDKLTQLRDAREALDSLREEHREKKRRQAEEMERLRQIQMMQKLEVMRQKKHEYLEMQRQLALQRLQEQEREMAARFEQQKHLTHIRQMQTFGYPQAYPQTMIGQPGLPPNGAMASHGYTSGGGSTEGSPVHRVGVPPESYMQQPHGPQGMSLPPHLTQGEQPGMYHMGAQYGAMGPSSMPPTGYQTEAMLGPQGYAIQGEQGPMSMAAQHSTVGPMSAPNMGNYSGVYGQMPTAVHHPNPSLGGIEGAASYAGAPTPQEFQSFNMPGLAAALPSHPNAPMFNNPNQPIQQQYVTPGQPQQFQQPTQQPYAVPYQQQGGPTAGQASAGQRELQLISFDD
- the LOC106065411 gene encoding hepatocyte growth factor-regulated tyrosine kinase substrate-like isoform X7, with translation MFGGGSSNFTKNLEKATSQLLLEPDWNAVLQIVDSIRQEDVQAKLALQAIRKKIGNENPHVSMFALQVLEACVKNCGSSFHNEVATKEFMEYLKDLVKARQVSIRNDPVKEKILELIQCWSHAFRNDPHYKVVEDTFHLLKMEGNKFPALKEADAMFDAEKAPTWKDGETCTRCRVQFTLMQRKHHCRNCGEVFCGKCSAKSSLIPKLGFEREVRVCDSCYEKINKSGPAKKDDDLPAEYLASPLSKQPQIPASKTEQEQQEEEELQLALALSKSEHETKEKERERLRSNYGVYGGKTNSERPISPAKTVTVAPAPLDTSDMDPELARYLNRHFWQQKSETQGTQQQQTATTVPSAPSVNSEPRMSTGQINESPPVVSSHLYQNGDTEDSQEQFLSALQGSLEIFVNRMRSNSQRGRPIANDSAVQSLFAVISEMHPQLMTHIQEKEEDRAYYEGLQDKLTQLRDAREALDSLREEHREKKRRQAEEMERLRQIQMMQKLEVMRQKKHEYLEMQRQLALQRLQEQEREMAARFEQQKHLTHIRQMQTFGYPQAYPQTMIGQPGLPPNGAMASHGYTSGGGSTEGSPVHRVGVPPESYMQQPHGPQGMSLPPHLTQGEQPGMYHMGAQYGAMGPSSMPPTGYQTEAMLGPQGYAIQGEQGPMSMAAQHSTVGPMSAPNMGNYSGVYGQMPTAVHHPNPSLGGIEGAASYAGAPTPQEFQSFNMPGLAAALPSHPNAPMFNNPNQPIQQQYVTPGQPQQFQQPTQQPYAVPYQQQGGPTAGQASAGQRELQLISFDD